A stretch of DNA from Oryza brachyantha chromosome 4, ObraRS2, whole genome shotgun sequence:
AAAATACAATGGTACTTTTTAAGCAACTCAAGTTCGCAaggcaaattttattttttttaatcgtatTTTTCCAATCGTGCgaccatcttatttaaatggATAGTAACCGTTTCTGCAAGTTTCTTTTATGTGTGACAACCTCAGCACCTTGAAAACTTACGCCGCTCTTGTAGAAGGTAAGTGTAccctccgtattttaatatataacattattaactttttagcACATGTTTCATCATTCACCCTACTCAAAAAATATACAGATATGCgaaaatttaagttatgaTTACATTTCATAATAAATtcaattacaataaaataaataatatgttgtAAGTTTATTGAAAAAAGATGAATTGCTAAACGTCTACCCAAAAATTCGGGGAAGCACAGTGACAACAGAATTTAGTCCATAAAACACAGCAGATCGGACAGTTTACAGGCAGCAAAAGCTGACAGGTGCCTTAAGCCCTCAATCATGTTTAACCACAATTAACACCGTCAGGACACTTTCTTCTGAtggcaccttttttttttcctccccaAATGTCAAGATACAATAGCATCGTCAGTTctagaagaaaaggaacagTAGTGCAAAGATAACTTGCATGCTTGGTTGTTCAGATAAAACCAAAGCAGCCGGCAACATGGTACTAcggaacaaaagaaaagaaaagacaacGAGTAGGAGTATAAACTTGGATGACAAAGTTGACAACAGATGATGTGTTAGCCCGTTGAATTTCTGCCGAGCTTCTTCCGTCGAGAAGGCCAGTCTCCAAACGTCAGAAGCTTGTTGGAAAAACGTCCCTACAAGCGTTCACTTTCAGAAATTTCAGAGAGGAGATGTTATGTGAAGGCAACTTCAGAAATTTCAGAGAGGAGATGATGTGAAGGTACAGACGGGTTGGCAGCCTCCGTATGCTGACTCGTCTGTTCAGATTTCTTTTGCACCACGAAGAAGCAGGGCAAGAATACCACCTGCCCTTCGCTTCAACGATCTGCCAGATTCGAGATTACGTGCATGTTCTTTTTAATCTATAGTGTACTTGATGTTGGAATAAATGGACTAGACCCAATTTAATGCAATTAAAATCTCAATAGCCCACAATAAATGATAGAGACAATAATACtatcttagagataaaaaaatgagGTATCTAAACTTAAATAGAGAGTTATTGGAGACTACTTATTGACCGGTTGAGGCGGGGGCACAATGCCACACCTGTGCCGAGCCGCTGCTCTCTTAAGTTTTTGCAATGGCTGGAAtttgaagaaaaggaaaacataaTTACGGTAACGGAGGCGGTAATTGCAGAAACGTGGGGATTTGATtctcctctccttctctccTACGCCAGATGAATCTTcaccttttcttctcctctctgTTCATCTTCTTGCCCGTGTTGCTCACTCTCTCCCCGGTCCTGATCACTCGCGTGCACAAGTGTTTGGGACGAGCAAGGCCTCCAGAACCTTATCATAGCCTGAGTACCTGCACGGGTAGACATGTGATCAGGTTTTTTGGGATGGCTTTCGCACTCCTGCTCTTCATTTTGCACCATGTCTACGGACAACGTCAACAACGGCGTGCAAGGAGACAATGGCAACAACAGAGGAGACACGCAGGGAGACATTGGCAACAATGGAGGAGGCGTGCAGGGAAACGACACCAACAGAGATAGTTCTGCTTCAAATACCAACGGAGGGTCATTCTCAGGGTATAACCCATCCTTGTTCAATTTCATGTATGTTGTTGTTAGCAATGGTTTCATTGCTTTATGAGATTCACATGGATGTTTAGTTTATTCTAGATTTACATTTCCTTATTACTAGGTTATTCCCTGAATTTGTCATGCGTGTTCTTAATAttttgaactaaaatatattgaaTTGTGACCATATTTCCAACCGTTGACGCGCATACGAGAGTCAGAACCATGGACGAATCGCAGGACCTAGGCCGTTCTTTTGAGGGCTAGTAATTTAACTTACCCCGACACATTTTTAGCAAACCCAAAAGAAATATTCCCTTTGATATTCCAAattctttgttctttttctaTAAACCGACGAACAAACCCACTGTCGTCATAACATATACGTAAGCCCATTGCGTTATAGTTATAGAGTAACTCAATATAACTAGCACTAAACTATGgaaacattttatttacataAGACTTACGTATATGTCATATATTAGTTATATTTGTGATTACATGCTACGTATTTATAGTTATATTACAATTGTGTTATAGTTATATTCGTGTGatttaatatgaaaaaaaactgtcGAAGAGATATATGAGCTCATCCCTTCTTTTATTTGTGATGCAAGCTGTCTGCTCTATTACTCCTATCCAGTATAAGTGAATCACCCATTCAAAGGTTTAGGCAAGGACCTGTTTTTCACAACCAAAAGATGGAGGCAGTGGGCAACTGAGGCAGGCTGGCCAGATCGCATATTCGCAGCTCGGCCCGCAACCGAGCCGCAGGCCGGCCTTGCCCAGTTGCCCGACGCCCGACCCACCAGCACCAGCCACAGGCACGCGAAACCACGCCACGCCACAAAACCACTCCATGCTGTCCCAACCACCCAACCAAACGCGGTGACACACAACTCGTGGCTCACCTACGCACCAACGGcccagcaccagcagcacgCCTCGCGCACACCGGCACACGCGCGAGCGCTCGCTGCAAATCGTACAGTACAAGTAGCGCCTCACACACTCTCCAGAGCCATGCACGAAACCGCAGCTGCACACTTGCACTGCACGTATCACCGGCCGCACGCCGACCTGAGCGCATGtcggacgccggcgccgcggcggatgAGGTCGTGCACGACTTCGCCCCGCTCATCGTGGTGTACAGGAGCGGGCGGCTCGAGCGGCCGCTCGCCATGCCGCCCGTCCCGCCCGGCACGGACGCCGCCACGGGCGTGGTGTCCAGGGACGTGCacctctccgcctcctccttcgTGCGGCTCTACCTCCCAccgcccggcgccgccggaggcggaggcgagaaGCTCCCCGTCGTCGTCTACTTCCATGGCGGGGGGTTCGTGATCGGGTcggccgcgtcgccggcgtaCCACCGCTGCCTCaacgacctcgccgccgcctgccccgccgtcgccgtctccgtcgaCTACCGCCTCGCCCCGGAGCACCCGCTGCCCGCCGCGTACGAGGATTCCCTGGCCGCGCTCACGTGGGTGCTCTCCGGCGCTGACACGTGGctcgcggcgcacggcgacctCTCCCGCGTCTTCCTCGCGGGCGacagcgccggcggcaacatctgccaccacctcgccatgcaccaccgccgccgccgcctaaaAGGCATCGTGCTGATCCACCCGTGGTTCTGGGGCAAGCAGCCCATCGGCGGGGAGCCCCGCggccaggcggcggcggcggaggagcagaAGGGGCTGTGGGAGTTCGTGTGccccgacgcggcggacggcgcggACGACCCCCGGATGAACCCGACGGggccgacggcgccggggCTGGAGAACCTGGCGTGCGAGAAGGTGATGGTGTGCgtggccgacggcgacgtgctgcggtGGCGCGGCCGCGCGTACGCGGAGGCTGTGacggcggcacgggcgaggGGCGGCGGGCCCGAGGCGGTGGAGCTGCTGGAGTCGGAGGGCGTCGGGCACGTGTTCTACCTGTTCGACCCGGCCCACGCGAAGGCCGGCGAGCTGCTCCGGAGGATCGCCGCGTTCATTGGCTCCAAGTGATGGAACGACTTGACCAATGCGACTACGCGAGAGAAAAGAGTAGGCGTACGTTCGGTTCCGGTGTGTAGGACGTTGATTTCGGTCGCCTGTGCGTGTGTTGTTTGATCAGGATTGGTGCCTGCATGCGTGCCGCTAGGCTTTTGCACGTTTGTGTTAGGCCGATGGGCCCATGATGGGTCGACCTAAACAAGGCCGTAATTTTCGTTTGCAGCAGGCCTTTCCACTGAATGGGAGTAAGCCCGAAACAAACCATGTTTCCGTACATTCCACACCCACCAATTCAGATACAAAACTCTCACAGCTATCTGCTATTAAAACCAGATCAGTTTACCTCTATTAATGGTTTGGACTGTGATTCCATCCTGTGTGACGCTTACGATTCACTACAGTAGCAAATAATAATGTGTTTGTTCTACGCTGCGAtccaataattattttataaagataGTGGAACCCACTtgttaattagaaaaaataaagtgagACACACAGTCACACGTGTCtcgctctctcctctccttccccCTTCCCCCATCCCTAGTGGTGTAGGTCCTACTGGCAGCGGCGACCTTCTACCTTGCTTTCCTCAGTGGTGGCTGCGCGATTGCCCCCACTCCTATCTGATGTGTTGCTATCGCCACCGACCATTGAGCTTCTTGTCGTTGCCTTCTTCATCTCTTGGGGTATGACCAATGTCGAGTGTGATCGTTGCCTAGACTCGTGTCTATGTGGTCATATATGATTGGCGAGGTTGATGATAAGGAGATGGACTGATGGAAGGAGACTAGCTATAGGGACTCTAGAGAAGAAGGCAACGTTGGTGAGGTGGAATGGAGGGCTCTTCTCTACTGCCAACAACAATAGCTCGAGTGAGTGGTAGAGCTTCAACATAGCTCAGCTCCCCCAACAATTAAGGAGTTATAGGCAACGTAGGCTGGAACAATGGGAAATAATGGGAGCTAAGGCATTGTTGCCCTCCTTCTCGTTCTTATCCTTCATCTTCCTATCCACCGACAATCAAGATCGAGCACACCAACTTCCTCCTCCACATACAATATCCGGCCTTGTGTTTGTCAACGTGTGCAAGGATCCGATGTCAAGGACATGCAATGGCATTCGATTCCAATGACCGAACCTTGAGTGCCATTATCACTATACTCGAAGGTCATCCTTCCCAGGAGCATTGGTAATAGAGGAGATGATGATGTCTATCCACCTGCGAACGATAATGTCCCTTCACCAGCAGCAGGAGTCTTCCAAATTACATGCTATGCGGAGGCAGACGATGACTGTGTTGTGGGTCAGACAATAGACGAGGGATGATGTGGTACTCACTAGCGGGATTTGCACCATAAgatcaagagagagagaggagaa
This window harbors:
- the LOC107304019 gene encoding probable carboxylesterase 13 produces the protein MSDAGAAADEVVHDFAPLIVVYRSGRLERPLAMPPVPPGTDAATGVVSRDVHLSASSFVRLYLPPPGAAGGGGEKLPVVVYFHGGGFVIGSAASPAYHRCLNDLAAACPAVAVSVDYRLAPEHPLPAAYEDSLAALTWVLSGADTWLAAHGDLSRVFLAGDSAGGNICHHLAMHHRRRRLKGIVLIHPWFWGKQPIGGEPRGQAAAAEEQKGLWEFVCPDAADGADDPRMNPTGPTAPGLENLACEKVMVCVADGDVLRWRGRAYAEAVTAARARGGGPEAVELLESEGVGHVFYLFDPAHAKAGELLRRIAAFIGSK